A single genomic interval of Bos indicus isolate NIAB-ARS_2022 breed Sahiwal x Tharparkar chromosome 5, NIAB-ARS_B.indTharparkar_mat_pri_1.0, whole genome shotgun sequence harbors:
- the LUM gene encoding lumican gives MNLGVFPLLLALIGGASSTYPDYYEYYDFPQALYGRSSPNCAPECNCPESYPSAMYCDELKLKSVPMVPPGIKYLYLRNNQIDHIDDKAFENVTDLQWLILDHNLLENSKIKGKVFSKLKQLKKLHINYNNLTESVGPLPKSLVDLQLTNNKISKLGSFDGLVNLTFIHLQHNQLKEDAVSAALKGLKSLEYLDLSFNQMTKLPSGLPVSLLTLYLDNNKISNIPDEYFKRFSALQYLRLSHNELADSGVPGNSFNVSSLLELDLSYNKLKSIPTVNENLENYYLEVNELEKFDVKSFCKILGPLSYSKIKHLRLDGNHITQTSLPPDMYECLRVANEITVN, from the exons ATGAATCTAGGTGTGTTTCCTCTCCTCTTGGCATTAATTGGCGGTGCCAGCAGCACCTATCCTGATTACTATGAGTATTACGATTTCCCCCAAGCACTGTATGGGAGGTCATCACCAAACTGTGCACCAGAATGTAACTGCCCTGAAAGCTATCCATCAGCCATGTACTGTGATGAGCTGAAACTGAAGAGTGTGCCCATGGTGCCTCCTGGAATCAAGTACCTTTACCTTCGGAATAACCAGATTGACCATATTGATGACAAGGCCTTTGAAAACGTAACTGATCTGCAGTGGCTCATTCTCGACCACAACCTTCTAGAAAATTCcaagataaaaggaaaagtgtTCTCTAAATTGAAGCAATTGAAGAAGCTGCACATAAATTACAACAATCTGACAGAATCTGTGGGCCCACTTCCCAAATCTCTGGTGGACCTGCAGCTCACTAACAACAAGATCTCTAAGCTTGGCTCCTTTGATGGACTGGTTAACCTGACCTTCATCCACCTTCAGCACAATCagctgaaagaggatgctgtttcAGCTGCTTTGAAAGGTCTGAAGTCACTCGAATACCTTGACTTGAGCTTCAATCAGATGACCAAACTACCTTCTGGTCTCCCAGTGTCTCTTCTAACTCTTTACTTAGACAACAACAAGATTAGCAACATCCCTGACGAGTATTTCAAGCGTTTCAGTGCATTGCAGTATCTGCGTTTGTCTCATAATGAACTGGCTGATAGTGGAGTTCCTGGAAATTCTTTTAATGTATCATCTTTGTTGGAGCTGGATCTCTCCTATAATAAGCTGAAAAGCATACCGACAGTCAATGAAAACCTTGAAAACTATTACCTGGAGGTCAATGAACTTGAAA agtttgatGTGAAGAGCTTCTGTAAGATCCTGGGACCCCTATCCTACTCCAAGATCAAACATTTGCGTTTGGATGGCAATCACATCACTCAAACTAGCCTGCCACCTGATATGTACGAATGTCTACGTGTCGCGAATGAGATCACTGTTAATTAA